A stretch of Aedes aegypti strain LVP_AGWG chromosome 2, AaegL5.0 Primary Assembly, whole genome shotgun sequence DNA encodes these proteins:
- the LOC5573252 gene encoding peptidyl-tRNA hydrolase ICT1, mitochondrial, whose translation MNKIAVNLLQRGASFRIPQQSYHVLRRNYSFKSDLSLDKIYPSSNLRLYTPPPPHATGDKFTGFIPLDKLEITHSRSSGPGGQNVNTVSTKVDIRFHLESANWLSEATRKRLAELHKNRITKDGYLFVRSELTRSQQMNTADALEKLRNFIRQAEIPVSAEMSPETQEMLRRRHEKAARERLAIKRSRSQTKADRRAPSL comes from the exons atgaataaaatagcAGTGAACCTGTTGCAGAGAGGTGCCAGCTTCCGGATTCCGCAGCAATCGTACCATGTACTGCGGAGAAATTACAGTTTCAAAAGTGATTTGTCGCTGGACAAAATCTACCCCTCTAGCAACTTACGTTTGTACACTCCACCGCCACCG CACGCCACCGGGGATAAATTTACCGGATTCATTCCACTAGACAAGCTGGAAATAACTCACAGTCGCAGTAGTGGCCCCGGAGGACAAAACGTCAACACGGTCAGCACGAAAGTCGACATTCGATTCCACCTGGAATCTGCCAATTGGTTGTCGGAAGCCACCCGCAAACGATTGGCTGAATTG CATAAAAATCGCATCACCAAAGACGGTTACCTGTTCGTACGGAGCGAGCTGACACGTTCGCAGCAAATGAATACGGCCGATGCGTTGGAAAAACTGCGCAACTTTATCCGGCAAGCGGAGATACCGGTCAGCGCAGAAATGTCCCCGGAAACGCAAGAAATGTTGCGCCGAAGGCATGAAAAGGCCGCCCGCGAACGGCTGGCCATCAAGCGTTCCCGTTCGCAAACCAAAGCGGATCGGCGGGCACCATCGTTGTAA
- the LOC5573253 gene encoding ribosome biogenesis protein TSR3 homolog — MNKSRNFKKKNHRNQTNTGRNRKLAEKLSDLAVESSSSSENSAEENSSDEDGSGSEGPSHKDKFDLGKPPQFPVSMWDLNHCDPKKCSGRKLARHGLIENLRLGQKFPGLVLTPVGVNCVSPQDKSIIQSSGIAVVDCSWARLDETPFNKMKSPHPRLLPFLVAANPINYGKPCKLSCVEAIAASMYITGFKDEALWYLNKFSWGHSFVELNQELLDSYAACGSSKEILEVQNKYLEKAEAEQNNRTYELDLPPSESEESEEEDVKENE; from the exons ATGAACAAGTCGCGtaatttcaaaaagaaaaacCACCGGAATCAAACCAACACCGGGCGCAATCGGAAGCTTGCTGAAAAGCTTTCCGACCTAGCAGTCGAGTCCAGTTCTTCATCGGAAAATTCAGCGGAGGAAAACAGCAGCGATGAGGATGGAAGCGGTTCGGAAGGCCCCTCCCACAAGGATAAGTTCGATCTGGGGAAACCGCCCCAATTTCCGGTCAGTATGTGGGATTTGAACCATTGCGATCCAAAAAAGTGCTCCGGGCGGAAGCTGGCCCGCCACGGGTTGATCGAGAACTTGAGACTCGGGCAGAA GTTTCCTGGTCTTGTGCTAACTCCCGTTGGGGTCAACTGCGTTAGTCCACAGGACAAGAGTATCATCCAGAGCTCTGGAATAGCCGTCGTCGACTGTTCGTGGGCCCGACTTGACGAAACTCCATTCAACAAGATGAAATCTCCCCATCCGAGATTGCTCCCGTTCCTGGTGGCCGCGAATCCGA TCAACTACGGCAAACCCTGCAAACTGTCGTGCGTTGAAGCGATAGCCGCCTCGATGTACATCACCGGTTTCAAGGACGAAGCCCTGTGGTATCTGAACAAGTTTTCCTGGGGCCATTCGTTTGTGGAGCTGAATCAGGAACTGCTGGATTCGTATGCTGCGTGTGGCAGCAGTAAGGAAATTCTAGAAGTTCAAAACAAATACCTGGAAAAGGCGGAAGCGGAGCAAAACAATCGAACGTATGAACTGGATCTGCCCCCAAGTGAGAGCGAAGAAAGTGAAGAGGAAGATGTTAAGGAAAATGAGTGA
- the LOC5573251 gene encoding probable tRNA (guanine(26)-N(2))-dimethyltransferase, producing MEDSNSLEKLKTIREGSAEILVAEHVFYNPVQEFNRDLSISVLSTFSRIYQREKAETRRKKAKEGDPPVEQVAIVAGEKCEDGLRILEALSATGLRSVRYANEVPGVKEIIANDLSKSAVESIEKNVKHNKLEHLITPSFNDAMTLMYTSTHPDKRFTAIDLDPYGHPTRFLDGAVQSIEDGGLLLITATDMAVLAGNSPEACYVKYGSVPLKTKACHEMALRILLRCIETTATRYGRYMVPLLSISADFYIRVFVRIFTGQYACKKSSSKQSMVFQCTGCESFTLQPLGILKPNPTEQNPNQIKFGTPIGPYVSSRCEHCNHQHHMGGPIWSAPLYDVDFLKELLETVEMKQFKKLTTIRRIYGTLSVIKEELHDVPLYYTLDRLCGILKLESIPMMKLRSALLHAGYRVSYSHASKTSIKTDAPVSILWDILRFWQKSHPVKKERLIEGTPITAIFAKEPTVEYRLHDIHPDANPPSRKESLSRFPENPAAHWGPGTRATLMVSDNKMMKSVKNQNKRRKEQDIAKKQRQSSGGDSPERKHPKTDQGNGDKETEEVATAAAVEETTTCE from the exons ATGGAAGATTCCAATTCATTGGAAAAACTGAAGACCATCCGTGAGGGAAGTGCTGAAATTCTGGTAGCCGAACACGTTTTCTACAACCCGGTTCAGGAATTCAACCGCGATTTGAGCATCAGTGTTCTGTCGACGTTTTCGCGGATATACCAACGGGAGAAGGCCGAAACTCGCCGCAAGAAAGCCAAGGAAGGTGACCCACCTGTGGAGCAGGTGGCGATTGTGGCCGGGGAAAAGTGTGAG gatggtCTTAGAATTCTGGAAGCCCTGTCGGCAACAGGTCTGCGCAGTGTCCGATATGCGAACGAAGTTCCGGGAGTGAAGGAGATCATAGCCAATGACCTTTCGAAGTCTGCCGTTGAGTCAATCGAGAAGAACGTTAAGCACAATAAGCTGGAACATTTGATCACTCCTAGCTTCAACGATGCAAT GACACTGATGTATACGTCAACCCATCCGGACAAACGATTCACAGCTATCGATCTGGATCCCTACGGCCATCCAACGCGCTTTCTCGATGGTGCTGTGCAATCTATCGAAGACGGAGGCCTGCTGCTCATTACGGCCACGGATATGGCCGTCCTGGCGGGGAATTCCCCGGAAGCATGCTACGTAAAGTACGGATCCGTTCCGCTCAAAACGAAGGCATGCCATGAAATGGCCCTAAGAATACTGCTACGATGCATCGAAACGACGGCCACTCGCTACGGTCGATACATGGTTCCTCTGCTGAGCATTTCTGCGGACTTTTACATTCGAGTGTTTGTGAGAATATTCACCGGTCAGTACGCCTGCAAGAAGAGCAGCAGCAAGCAATCGATGGTATTCCAGTGTACCGGCTGTGAGTCTTTTACTCTGCAACCCCTGGGAATTCTTAAGCCAAACCCGACTGAGCAAAATCCTAACCAAATCAAGTTCGGCACTCCTATCGGACCATACGTGTCGAGTAGATGCGAGCACTGTAATCATCAGCATCACATGGGTGGCCCCATTTGGTCAGCACCTCTTTACGATGtagatttcctgaaagaattgctCGAAACGGTTGAGATGAAGCAGTTCAAGAAGCTCACCACTATACGCAGAATCTACGGCACACTGTCCGTCATAAAGGAAGAACTGCACGACGTCCCGCTGTACTACACCCTGGATCGTCTCTGCGGCATCCTCAAGCTAGAATCCATCCCGATGATGAAGCTGCGATCTGCTTTGCTACACGCTGGTTACCGAGTGTCGTACTCCCACGCTTCCAAGACTTCCATTAAAACCGATGCCCCGGTGTCGATTCTGTGGGATATTCTTCGCTTTTGGCAGAAGAGCCATCCCGTCAAGAAGGAACGACTGATAGAGGGTACTCCGATAACGGCCATCTTCGCGAAGGAACCAACGGTGGAGTATCGCTTGCACGACATCCATCCGGATGCGAATCCTCCGAGCCGTAAGGAATCGCTCAGTCGCTTCCCGGAAAATCCCGCTGCCCATTGGGGACCCGGAACGCGTGCCACCTTGAT GGTCAGCGATAATAAAATGATGAAAAGCGTTAAAAACCAAAACAAGCGACGCAAGGAACAGGATATCGCCAAAAAGCAGCGACAGTCTTCGGGTGGTGACTCACCCGAGCGAAAGCACCCGAAAACGGATCAAGGAAACGGGGACAAGGAAACGGAAGAGGTGGCAACTGCAGCGGCAGTTGAAGAAACAACCACCTGTGAATGA